The Niastella koreensis GR20-10 genome includes a window with the following:
- a CDS encoding Kelch repeat-containing protein: MRKSYTQPVLLFIMCVSCITMACHKPNDSSGNITGNWSTAPDFRGDSRSEAVSFVINDIAYVLTGVSKNGNYNDMYAFDVTNGNWAKKAPVPSMGRNSAVAFAINGKGYVGSGYHSDTKSDDNLKDFWEYDPVGDSWTEKDSLPGDARYDAAAFVINGKAYVCGGYDGNKAFNDCFEFDPTQPRGFQWKEKASFAHKTYQGVAFTLNNKGYLVTGTNNSEVQKELYEYDADHNQWTTKRPLYNFSNDSYDDHYTTIARQNAVAFTRDKYAYIATGINGSYAASTWAYDADADTWKEYTGFEARTREGAVAFTVKNRAFVLTGQTGTLYLDNMFEFNPVTPKVDND, translated from the coding sequence ATGCGAAAAAGTTACACCCAACCTGTACTCTTATTTATCATGTGCGTATCCTGTATTACGATGGCTTGTCATAAGCCCAATGACAGCTCCGGTAATATTACCGGCAACTGGAGCACCGCCCCCGATTTCCGAGGCGATTCAAGAAGCGAAGCCGTATCGTTTGTTATTAATGATATCGCTTATGTATTAACGGGCGTATCAAAAAACGGCAACTATAACGATATGTATGCCTTTGATGTAACCAATGGGAACTGGGCCAAAAAAGCACCGGTTCCATCCATGGGCCGCAACAGCGCGGTAGCGTTTGCCATCAATGGAAAAGGTTATGTAGGCTCCGGTTACCACAGTGATACTAAAAGTGATGATAACCTGAAAGACTTTTGGGAGTATGATCCGGTGGGAGATAGCTGGACGGAAAAAGATTCACTGCCTGGCGATGCCCGGTATGATGCAGCGGCATTTGTAATTAATGGCAAAGCGTATGTATGTGGCGGCTATGATGGCAACAAGGCATTTAATGATTGTTTTGAATTTGATCCTACCCAGCCCAGGGGATTTCAGTGGAAAGAAAAAGCCAGCTTTGCACACAAGACCTACCAGGGCGTTGCATTTACCTTAAACAATAAAGGTTATTTAGTCACCGGCACCAATAATTCCGAAGTTCAAAAAGAACTGTACGAATACGATGCCGATCATAACCAGTGGACCACCAAACGTCCTTTGTATAATTTCAGCAATGATTCCTACGACGATCACTATACAACTATTGCCAGGCAGAATGCCGTAGCCTTTACCCGGGATAAATATGCGTATATCGCCACGGGTATAAACGGATCGTATGCCGCCAGTACCTGGGCTTACGATGCCGATGCAGATACCTGGAAAGAGTATACCGGCTTTGAAGCCAGGACCCGCGAAGGCGCTGTTGCCTTTACCGTAAAGAACCGGGCCTTTGTGTTAACCGGCCAAACCGGTACACTCTATTTGGATAATATGTTTGAGTTTAATCCGGTTACTCCTAAAGTAGATAATGATTAA